One genomic region from Natrinema caseinilyticum encodes:
- a CDS encoding prenyltransferase translates to MTERSSSTAATEPTVGERLSYLVTLSRPRFWLYLAGPVLVGVAYAADSVGELVTPSTVALFGYFLVPANVFLYGINDVYDREIDATNPKKEAREARYRGQRFVPAVVGLCAALPLLFAPLIATAAVPWLVVFLVLGAAYSAPPVRFKTTPVLDSISNGLYVAPGIAAYAAVAGVQPPLLAIAGGWLWAMGMHTFSAIPDIRPDREAGIRTTATVLGERRTYAYCGACWLASAAAFGVLDVRLGALMLVYPALVVAIATASVAVHRAYWWFPAINTIVGALLTMGGIWRLLYG, encoded by the coding sequence ATGACGGAGCGATCGAGTTCGACGGCCGCGACGGAACCCACGGTCGGCGAACGGCTATCGTACCTGGTGACGCTGTCGCGGCCGCGGTTCTGGCTGTATCTGGCCGGACCCGTCCTGGTCGGTGTCGCGTACGCCGCCGATTCGGTCGGGGAGTTGGTCACGCCGTCGACGGTCGCCCTGTTCGGCTACTTCCTCGTGCCGGCGAACGTCTTCCTCTACGGGATCAACGACGTCTACGATCGAGAGATCGATGCGACGAACCCGAAGAAGGAAGCGCGCGAGGCTCGCTACCGCGGTCAGCGATTCGTTCCCGCAGTCGTCGGGCTCTGTGCGGCCCTCCCGCTGCTGTTCGCACCGCTGATCGCCACGGCGGCGGTACCCTGGCTCGTCGTGTTTCTCGTCCTCGGTGCGGCCTATAGCGCACCTCCGGTCCGGTTCAAGACGACGCCCGTCCTCGACTCGATTTCGAACGGCCTCTACGTCGCACCGGGGATTGCGGCCTATGCCGCCGTCGCCGGGGTGCAACCGCCACTGCTCGCGATCGCCGGCGGCTGGCTGTGGGCCATGGGAATGCACACTTTCTCGGCGATCCCGGACATCCGACCCGACCGGGAAGCGGGGATTCGAACGACCGCGACGGTGCTCGGCGAGCGTCGCACCTACGCCTACTGCGGTGCGTGCTGGCTCGCCAGCGCGGCCGCCTTCGGCGTACTCGACGTTCGACTGGGCGCGCTCATGCTCGTGTATCCGGCGCTCGTCGTCGCGATCGCCACCGCGAGCGTCGCCGTCCATCGCGCCTACTGGTGGTTCCCCGCGATCAACACCATCGTCGGCGCGCTCCTGACGATGGGCGGGATCTGGAGGCTCCTGTATGGATAG